The following proteins are co-located in the Streptomyces sp. NBC_01198 genome:
- the yajC gene encoding preprotein translocase subunit YajC: MNPLILVFIVLIGGMLLMTRSAKSKQRQALEMRNKMEPGSGIRTIGGMYAVVKEVNEETVLLELTDGVHAHFTKGAISTVLSEQEFNRIVHGIEPEDPEDDVEAVDDADEAVETGEPTPAVASAETVVTGEAHGQDSAEDRVELKKAEGGPGLGGSDATK, from the coding sequence GTGAATCCCCTGATCCTCGTCTTCATCGTCCTCATCGGCGGCATGCTGCTCATGACCAGGTCGGCGAAGAGCAAGCAGCGCCAGGCCCTGGAGATGCGCAACAAGATGGAGCCCGGCTCCGGCATCCGCACCATCGGCGGTATGTACGCCGTGGTGAAGGAGGTCAACGAGGAGACGGTCCTGCTGGAGCTCACGGACGGGGTGCACGCGCACTTCACCAAGGGCGCCATCTCCACCGTCCTCAGTGAGCAGGAGTTCAACCGGATCGTGCACGGTATCGAGCCGGAGGACCCGGAGGACGACGTCGAAGCCGTGGACGACGCGGACGAGGCTGTCGAGACCGGCGAGCCGACCCCCGCCGTGGCCTCCGCGGAGACCGTGGTGACGGGCGAGGCGCACGGGCAGGACTCGGCCGAGGATCGCGTGGAGCTGAAGAAGGCCGAGGGCGGGCCGGGGCTGGGCGGCTCCGACGCCACCAAGTAA
- the ruvA gene encoding Holliday junction branch migration protein RuvA — protein MIAFVSGQVAALAPDTAVIEVGGVGMAVQCAPNTLAALRVGRPARLSTSLVVREDSLTLYGFADDDERQVFELLQTVSGVGPRLAQTMLAVHSPDALRSAVAGGDEKALTAVPGIGKKGAQRLLLELKDRLGAPLGPGAATGVGTAVGASWREQLHAALLGLGYATREADEAVATVTPQAEAAAEPNVGALLRSALQSLNRTR, from the coding sequence GTGATCGCCTTCGTCAGCGGCCAGGTCGCCGCACTCGCCCCCGACACCGCCGTCATCGAGGTCGGCGGCGTCGGCATGGCCGTGCAGTGCGCGCCGAACACCCTCGCCGCGCTGCGGGTCGGCAGGCCCGCCCGGCTGTCCACCTCGCTGGTGGTCAGGGAGGACTCGCTCACCCTCTACGGCTTCGCCGACGACGACGAGCGGCAGGTCTTCGAGCTGCTGCAGACCGTGAGCGGGGTGGGGCCGCGGCTCGCCCAGACGATGCTGGCGGTGCACTCGCCCGACGCGCTGCGGTCGGCGGTGGCCGGCGGCGACGAGAAGGCGCTCACCGCCGTCCCCGGCATCGGCAAGAAGGGCGCGCAGCGACTGCTGCTCGAACTGAAGGACCGGCTCGGCGCACCGCTCGGCCCCGGCGCGGCCACCGGCGTGGGCACGGCGGTCGGCGCGTCCTGGCGCGAGCAGCTGCACGCGGCGCTGCTCGGTCTCGGCTACGCCACCCGCGAGGCGGACGAGGCCGTGGCCACCGTCACCCCGCAGGCCGAAGCGGCGGCCGAGCCGAACGTCGGCGCCCTGCTGCGCAGCGCCCTGCAGTCGCTCAACCGCACCCGCTGA
- the ruvB gene encoding Holliday junction branch migration DNA helicase RuvB, with the protein MNWDDAAEAAPDHLLDAAADSDDQAVEAALRPKDLGEFVGQERVREQLGLVLQAARKRGGTADHVLLSGAPGLGKTTLSMIIAAEMGVPIRITSGPAIQHAGDLAAILSSLAEGEVLFLDEIHRMSRPAEEMLYMAMEDFRVDVIVGKGPGATAIPLELPPFTLVGATTRAGLLPPPLRDRFGFTGHMEFYAPAELERVIHRSAGLLDVTIDTAGAAEIAGRSRGTPRIANRLLRRVRDYAQVRADGLVDRETAAKALEVYEVDVRGLDRLDRAVLHALLKLFGGGPVGLSTLAVAVGEERETVEEVAEPFLVREGLLARTPRGRVATAAAWTHLGLVPPQHSGGAGPGTGPGQTGLFGP; encoded by the coding sequence ATGAACTGGGACGACGCCGCAGAAGCCGCACCCGACCACCTGCTCGACGCGGCGGCGGACAGCGACGACCAGGCCGTCGAGGCCGCACTGCGGCCCAAGGACCTGGGCGAATTCGTCGGCCAGGAGCGGGTCCGCGAGCAGCTCGGTCTCGTCCTGCAGGCCGCCCGCAAGCGCGGCGGCACCGCCGACCACGTGCTGCTCTCCGGCGCCCCCGGCCTGGGCAAGACGACGCTGTCGATGATCATCGCGGCCGAGATGGGCGTCCCCATCAGGATCACCTCGGGGCCCGCCATCCAGCACGCCGGCGACCTGGCGGCGATCCTGTCCTCGCTCGCCGAGGGCGAGGTGCTCTTCCTCGACGAGATCCACCGGATGTCCCGCCCGGCCGAGGAGATGCTCTACATGGCCATGGAGGACTTCCGGGTCGACGTGATCGTCGGCAAGGGCCCGGGCGCCACCGCGATCCCGCTGGAGCTGCCGCCCTTCACCCTGGTCGGGGCCACCACCCGGGCCGGACTGCTGCCGCCACCGCTGCGGGACCGCTTCGGCTTCACCGGGCACATGGAGTTCTACGCCCCGGCCGAACTGGAAAGGGTGATTCACCGCTCGGCCGGGTTGCTGGACGTGACGATCGACACGGCCGGCGCCGCCGAGATCGCCGGCCGCTCCCGCGGCACCCCGCGGATCGCCAACCGGCTGCTGCGCCGGGTCAGGGACTATGCGCAGGTCAGGGCGGACGGACTGGTCGACAGGGAGACCGCTGCCAAGGCGCTGGAGGTCTACGAGGTCGACGTCCGCGGCCTGGACCGGCTGGACCGGGCGGTCCTGCACGCCCTGCTGAAACTCTTCGGCGGCGGCCCGGTCGGCCTGTCCACGCTCGCCGTCGCGGTCGGCGAGGAGCGTGAGACTGTTGAGGAGGTGGCCGAGCCCTTCCTGGTACGGGAGGGGCTGCTGGCCCGCACCCCCCGGGGGCGGGTGGCCACCGCCGCGGCATGGACGCACCTGGGTCTCGTGCCCCCGCAGCACAGCGGGGGAGCGGGCCCGGGGACGGGACCGGGACAGACCGGGCTGTTCGGTCCGTGA
- a CDS encoding adenine phosphoribosyltransferase — translation MTTTQTASAELRELLLAHIRDVPDYPEPGVTFKDITPLLADATAFGALVEALAALCAERGATKVVGLEARGFILAAPAAARAGLGFVPVRKAGKLPGDTHGTAYQLEYGTAEIEVHTDAFAPGDRVLVIDDVLATGGTAEASLELVRRTGATIAGVAVLLELTFLGGRERLLPALGDAPLDALVTV, via the coding sequence ATGACCACCACGCAGACCGCGTCCGCCGAGTTGCGCGAGCTGCTGCTCGCCCACATCAGGGACGTACCGGACTACCCGGAGCCCGGAGTGACGTTCAAGGACATCACCCCGCTGCTGGCCGACGCGACCGCCTTCGGCGCCCTGGTGGAGGCACTGGCCGCGCTGTGCGCCGAGCGCGGTGCCACCAAGGTCGTCGGCCTGGAGGCACGCGGCTTCATCCTTGCCGCCCCGGCGGCCGCCCGCGCGGGCCTGGGCTTCGTACCGGTGCGCAAGGCCGGCAAGCTGCCCGGCGACACCCACGGCACGGCCTACCAGCTGGAGTACGGCACCGCGGAGATCGAGGTCCACACCGACGCCTTCGCCCCCGGCGACCGGGTGCTGGTGATCGACGACGTGCTGGCCACCGGCGGCACCGCGGAGGCCAGCCTGGAACTGGTCCGCCGTACCGGCGCCACCATCGCCGGCGTGGCCGTGCTGCTTGAGCTGACCTTCCTCGGCGGCCGCGAGCGGCTGCTGCCGGCCCTGGGGGACGCCCCGCTGGACGCGCTGGTCACCGTCTGA
- the secD gene encoding protein translocase subunit SecD — protein sequence MAAAKKGRRSSGSQGYPERALAVILIALVAMTGGIFLSGDTTPRLGIDLAGGVSITLTAKEGQGSAVNKSNMDTAVSIINNRVNGLGVSEAEVQTEGSKNIIVNIPKGTNADQAEKQVGTTAQLFFRQVLATDIGVPAPTPTPSGSATPSGTPSGTPSGSPSSTPSGKATPKSSASGSPSASSSAQGRAVTGALTSGVNKAPTPLPTSPPATAPGTVPGTTTPGATGGSTDVSIPTDMQAKFAALDCSNVKQRTAITQGAAPKEKVIACGQQSGQWEKYVLGPSLIDGKRISGANASFDTQQGNGWVVNLTFDSAGAGQFTKVTGDLSSQAEPNNRFAIDLDGNVQSAPSVHEALPGGSAQISGGFKQGEAEDLANVLKYGSLPLTFQTQDRTTVSAALGGEQLRGGLIAGAVGLALVVIYMFAYYRGLSFVAIASLVMSAALTYTIMCLLGRAIGFALNLPAVAGAIVAIGITADSFIVFFERIRDGLREGRSLQPAVATGWPRARRTILVSDFVSFLAAAVLYVVTVGKVRGFAFTLGLTTLLDVAVVFLFTMPLMTILARHKFFAQGHKWSGLDPKSLGVKAPLRRVRRTHSSETKEA from the coding sequence GTGGCAGCAGCCAAGAAGGGCCGCAGGTCCTCGGGGAGTCAGGGATACCCCGAGCGCGCTCTGGCCGTGATCCTCATCGCCCTGGTGGCGATGACCGGAGGCATCTTTCTCTCCGGTGACACCACCCCCCGGCTCGGCATCGACCTGGCGGGCGGCGTCAGCATCACGCTGACCGCCAAGGAGGGCCAGGGCAGCGCGGTGAACAAGTCGAACATGGACACCGCGGTCAGCATCATCAACAACCGTGTCAACGGTCTTGGCGTCTCCGAGGCGGAGGTGCAGACCGAGGGATCGAAGAACATCATCGTCAACATCCCGAAGGGCACCAACGCCGACCAGGCGGAAAAGCAGGTCGGCACCACGGCCCAGCTGTTCTTCCGCCAGGTGCTCGCCACCGACATCGGTGTGCCCGCGCCCACCCCGACCCCGTCGGGCAGTGCGACCCCTTCCGGTACTCCCTCCGGGACCCCCTCCGGTTCGCCGTCGTCCACGCCGAGCGGCAAGGCGACCCCGAAGTCCAGCGCCTCCGGCAGCCCGTCCGCCAGTTCCAGCGCCCAGGGCCGCGCCGTCACCGGCGCGCTGACCTCCGGCGTCAACAAGGCGCCGACCCCGCTGCCGACCTCGCCGCCGGCCACCGCCCCGGGCACCGTCCCCGGCACCACCACCCCGGGCGCCACGGGCGGCAGCACGGACGTGTCGATCCCGACCGACATGCAGGCCAAGTTCGCCGCGCTCGACTGCTCCAACGTCAAGCAGCGCACCGCGATCACCCAGGGTGCCGCGCCGAAGGAGAAGGTCATCGCCTGCGGCCAGCAGAGCGGCCAGTGGGAGAAGTACGTGCTCGGCCCCTCCCTGATCGACGGCAAGCGCATCTCGGGCGCCAACGCCTCCTTCGACACCCAGCAGGGCAACGGCTGGGTGGTGAACCTGACCTTCGACTCCGCGGGAGCCGGCCAGTTCACCAAGGTCACCGGTGACCTGTCCAGCCAGGCCGAGCCGAACAACCGCTTCGCCATCGACCTGGACGGCAACGTCCAGTCCGCGCCCTCCGTGCACGAGGCGCTGCCCGGCGGCAGCGCCCAGATCTCCGGCGGGTTCAAGCAGGGCGAGGCCGAGGACCTGGCCAACGTGCTGAAGTACGGTTCGCTGCCGCTGACCTTCCAGACCCAGGACCGCACCACGGTCTCGGCCGCACTCGGCGGCGAGCAGCTGCGCGGCGGTCTGATCGCCGGCGCCGTGGGCCTCGCCCTGGTCGTGATCTACATGTTCGCCTACTACCGCGGCCTGAGCTTCGTCGCCATCGCGAGCCTGGTGATGTCGGCGGCCCTCACGTACACGATCATGTGCCTGCTCGGCCGGGCCATCGGCTTCGCGCTGAACCTGCCGGCGGTCGCCGGTGCCATCGTGGCCATCGGTATCACCGCCGACTCCTTCATCGTGTTCTTCGAACGCATCAGAGACGGGTTGCGGGAGGGCCGGTCGCTGCAGCCGGCCGTGGCCACCGGCTGGCCGCGTGCCCGGCGCACCATCCTGGTGTCGGACTTCGTGTCCTTCCTGGCCGCCGCGGTCCTCTACGTGGTCACCGTCGGCAAGGTCCGCGGGTTCGCGTTCACCCTCGGTCTGACGACGCTGCTCGACGTCGCCGTGGTCTTCCTGTTCACCATGCCGCTGATGACGATCCTGGCTCGCCACAAGTTCTTCGCCCAGGGCCACAAGTGGTCCGGTCTCGACCCGAAGAGCCTCGGAGTCAAGGCGCCGCTGCGCCGCGTCCGCCGTACTCACAGCTCCGAGACGAAGGAAGCCTGA
- the secF gene encoding protein translocase subunit SecF — MSKLGTLGHRLHRGEVSYDFVGKRKLWYGVSLLITVVAVVGLVVNGLKLGIEFSGGAVFTTPKTSFSVSEAQDKIAGDTAGHHATVQRLGSGKLRIQVSDISTSTSKEVQQKIAGDLKLDTTKIDAEIVGPSWGKEISQKALKGLIIFLVLVVIYLAVAFEWRMAVAALVALLHDITITTGVYAIVGFEVSPGTVIGLLTILGYSLYDTVVVFDGLKEATRNITKQNQRTYSEYANRSLNGTLVRSINTTVVALLPVAALLFIGGGLLGAGVLNDIALALFVGLTAGAYSSIFIATPIVADLKEREPQMRALHKRVLARRASDVQKAKEAVARGEDPAAAAEDDDVLDRDGGDEEATASAAAGVVGPRSQAGTTRSPRTQPGSRGSRGRNRPSGKRR, encoded by the coding sequence ATGTCCAAGCTCGGCACTCTCGGTCACCGGCTGCACCGGGGCGAGGTCAGTTACGACTTCGTGGGCAAGCGCAAGCTCTGGTACGGGGTCTCGCTGCTGATCACGGTCGTCGCGGTCGTCGGACTCGTGGTGAACGGCCTCAAGCTCGGCATCGAGTTCTCCGGCGGCGCGGTCTTCACCACGCCCAAGACCTCGTTCTCCGTCTCCGAGGCGCAGGACAAGATCGCCGGCGACACCGCGGGCCACCACGCCACCGTCCAGCGGCTGGGCTCCGGCAAGCTGCGTATCCAGGTCAGCGACATCTCGACGTCGACCTCGAAGGAGGTCCAGCAGAAGATCGCCGGCGACCTCAAGCTCGACACCACGAAGATCGACGCCGAGATCGTCGGCCCCAGCTGGGGCAAGGAGATCTCGCAGAAGGCCCTGAAGGGTCTGATCATCTTCCTGGTGCTGGTGGTCATCTACCTGGCCGTCGCCTTCGAGTGGCGGATGGCGGTGGCGGCGCTGGTCGCGCTGCTGCACGACATCACGATCACCACCGGTGTCTACGCCATCGTCGGCTTCGAGGTCAGTCCCGGTACGGTGATCGGTCTGCTGACCATCCTCGGTTACTCCCTGTACGACACCGTCGTGGTCTTCGACGGTCTCAAGGAAGCCACCAGGAACATCACCAAGCAGAACCAGCGCACCTACAGCGAGTACGCCAACCGCAGCCTCAACGGCACGCTGGTGCGGTCGATCAACACCACCGTGGTGGCGCTGCTGCCGGTCGCCGCGCTGCTGTTCATCGGCGGTGGCCTGCTCGGGGCGGGCGTGCTCAACGACATCGCGCTCGCGCTGTTCGTCGGCCTCACCGCCGGCGCCTACTCCTCGATCTTCATCGCGACCCCGATCGTGGCGGACCTCAAGGAGCGCGAGCCGCAGATGCGCGCGCTGCACAAGCGGGTGCTCGCCAGGCGCGCGTCCGACGTGCAGAAGGCCAAGGAGGCCGTGGCCCGCGGCGAGGACCCGGCGGCCGCGGCCGAGGACGACGACGTGCTCGACCGGGACGGCGGCGACGAGGAGGCCACCGCCTCCGCGGCGGCCGGCGTGGTCGGCCCCCGCTCGCAGGCCGGCACCACCCGCAGCCCGCGCACCCAGCCGGGCAGCCGGGGCAGCCGCGGCCGGAACCGCCCCTCCGGCAAGCGGCGCTGA
- the ruvC gene encoding crossover junction endodeoxyribonuclease RuvC produces the protein MRVLGVDPGLTRCGIGVVDGTAGRPLTMAGVGVVRTPADAPIGDRLVLIEQGIEAWLDEHRPEAVAVERVFSQHNVRTVMGTAQASAVAILCAARRGLPVHLHTPSEVKAAVTGSGRADKAQVGAMVTRLLRLDAPPKPADAADALALAICHIWRGPATDRLRQAVAAQTAAARTAAARTATRAPGAAPAARNAAARTTAARAVAARTARTAAVSDQESAT, from the coding sequence GTGCGGGTGCTGGGCGTGGACCCGGGTCTGACCCGGTGCGGGATCGGCGTGGTGGACGGCACCGCGGGCCGCCCGCTGACGATGGCCGGCGTCGGCGTCGTGAGGACTCCGGCCGACGCCCCGATCGGCGACCGGCTGGTGCTGATCGAGCAGGGCATCGAGGCCTGGCTGGACGAGCACCGGCCAGAAGCGGTCGCCGTGGAGCGGGTGTTCAGCCAGCACAATGTGCGCACGGTGATGGGCACCGCCCAGGCCAGCGCGGTCGCCATCCTGTGCGCCGCCCGGCGCGGCCTGCCGGTCCACCTGCACACCCCCAGCGAGGTCAAGGCCGCCGTCACCGGCAGCGGCCGGGCCGACAAGGCCCAGGTCGGTGCCATGGTCACCCGGCTGCTCCGGCTGGACGCGCCGCCGAAGCCGGCGGACGCCGCCGACGCCCTGGCGCTGGCCATCTGCCACATCTGGCGCGGCCCGGCCACCGACCGGCTGCGCCAGGCCGTCGCCGCCCAGACCGCGGCCGCCCGGACGGCCGCGGCCCGGACCGCGACCCGCGCCCCAGGGGCCGCGCCCGCCGCCCGCAACGCCGCCGCCCGCACCACTGCCGCCCGGGCCGTCGCGGCCCGAACCGCCCGCACCGCCGCCGTATCCGACCAGGAGTCCGCCACGTGA